In one window of Megalopta genalis isolate 19385.01 chromosome 4, iyMegGena1_principal, whole genome shotgun sequence DNA:
- the LOC117222989 gene encoding tyrosine-protein kinase CSK isoform X2, with protein MPTYHNAGGGYPNVSAPARQAKLDGNQNHHTIPSNVTSHPLLQNSTQHNVPSNLSASNIPSHPPVSPTMTTHSNVTAPNLTSHMNTGSPPVILTTNTTNPSNPTALAVNPRHEVKLNAMPWFHGKISRETAERLLRPREDGLFLVRESTNFPGDYTLCVCYQGRVQHYRVKYKNNQLTLDDEEFFENLALLVEHYEQDADGLCTQLTKSLPKQGKQDFCVDPKAFMEAGWVIQTHELELRECIGKGEFGDVLLGVYRGERVAVKMLKDNSEAAQRFLAEASLMTSLIHDNLVKLLGLVFNNQHMYLVTEYMSKGSLVDYLRSRGRLHVSKKDQINFAYDTCAGMAYLESRHVVHRDLAARNVLVAEDNSAKVSDFGLARDENFSLEGGKLPIKWTAPEALKQNKFSNKSDMWSFGILLWEIYSFGRVPYPRIPLADVVKCVEKGYKMEQPDGCPHEVYDIMRQAWDLQPEKRPTFYDIKIVLGQLKAEYTKGVN; from the exons ATGCCAACGTACCACAATGCGGGTGGCGGATACCCGAATGTGTCAGCGCCAGCGCGGCAAGCGAAGCTCGACGGCAACCAGAATCACCATACGATCCCCTCAAACGTAACGTCCCATCCCCTACTACAGAACAGCACGCAACACAACGTTCCTTCCAACTTGTCTGCAAGCAACATTCCGTCCCATCCACCAGTATCACCGACAATGACTACGCATTCGAACGTCACCGCTCCAAATCTAACCAGTCACATGAACACTGGATCACCGCCGGTGATCCTCACCACGAACACCACAAATCCTAGCAATCCCACCGCGTTAGCGGTGAATCCGAGACACGAGGTCAAACTGAACGCCATGCC ATGGTTTCACGGGAAGATATCGCGGGAAACTGCGGAGAGATTGCTGCGGCCGCGGGAGGACGGCCTGTTCCTGGTCCGGGAGTCGACGAACTTCCCCGGCGATTATACGCTGTGCGTGTGCTACCAGGGCAGGGTGCAGCATTACCGGGTGAAGTACAAGAACAACCAGCTTACCCTCGACGACGAGGAGTTCTTCGAGAACCTGGCGTTGCTGGTCGAGCACTACGAGCAGGACGCGGACGGGTTGTGCACGCAGCTGACCAAGTCGCTGCCGAAGCAAGGCAAGCAGGACTTCTGCGTGGACCCTAAGGCGTTCATGGAGGCCGGCTGGGTGATCCAGACCCACGAGCTCGAGCTGAGGGAGTGTATCGGCAAGGGTGAGTTCGGCGACGTATTGCTGGGCGTCTATCGGGGGGAGAGGGTCGCCGTCAAGATGCTGAAGGACAACAGCGAGGCGGCGCAGAGGTTTCTAGCCGAGGCCAGCCTGATGACTTCGTTGATCCACGACAACCTGGTCAAGCTGCTCGGACTCGTCTTCAACAATCAACACATGTACCTGGTTACGGAGTATATGAGCAAAGGATCCCTGGTGGATTACCTGAGATCACGGGGTAGATTGCACGTTTCCAAAAAGGATCAGATCAACTTCGCGTA TGACACGTGTGCTGGCATGGCGTATTTAGAGTCCAGACACGTAGTGCACAGAGATCTGGCCGCGAGAAACGTTCTTGTCGCGGAGGACAACTCCGCGAAAGTGTCCGACTTCGGGCTGGCACGGGACGAGAACTTTTCCCTAGAGGGCGGCAAGCTACCTATCAAATGGACTGCACCAGAGGCTTTAAAGCAGAAT AAGTTTTCAAATAAGTCTGATATGTGGAGTTTCGGAATACTCTTGTGGGAGATCTATTCCTTTGGGCGTGTACCATACCCACGAATT CCATTGGCGGACGTTGTAAAATGCGTGGAGAAAGGATACAAAATGGAGCAACCGGACGGTTGTCCGCACGAGGTCTACGACATTATGAGACAA GCATGGGACTTACAGCCTGAAAAGCGACCGACTTTTTACGATATAAAAATAGTGTTGGGTCAACTGAAAGCCGA